A window of Argopecten irradians isolate NY unplaced genomic scaffold, Ai_NY scaffold_0687, whole genome shotgun sequence contains these coding sequences:
- the LOC138313455 gene encoding extracellular matrix protein 2-like: MSFQPDNCRNCRCDEGTVTCQERTCPDLGCANTMKVPGQCCEVCSGADPFFVERINLPANVERDKVLPVITDIIHLVPEPAGNGVHWSTSGLTTYCTLSSLSSVAFLQSNHSVSHVI, encoded by the exons ATGTCGTTCCAGCCGGACAATTGTAGGAACTGTCGATGTGAT GAGGGTACAGTGACTTGCCAGGAGAGGACATGTCCAGATCTAGGATGTGCCAACACTATGAAGGTCCCTGGTCAGTGCTGCGAAGTCTGCAGTG GTGCTGATCCATTTTTCGTGGAACGAATCAACTTGCCAGCAAATGTTGAACGTGATAAGGTGTTGCCTGTCATCACCGATATCATACATCTAGTCCCCGAACCGGCAGGTAATGGAGTACACTGGTCTACATCAGGCCTCACTACGTACTGCACCCTATCATCACTCAGTTCTGTAGCCTTCCTTCAGTCAAATCATTCTGTTTCCCATGTTATATGA